A single Haloglycomyces albus DSM 45210 DNA region contains:
- the glyA gene encoding serine hydroxymethyltransferase, translating into MTDAYERLTASLASADPEIERLIDAEGRRQSEKIRLIASENYVSEAVLEATGSILTNKYSEGYAGKRYYEGQQIIDQVEELAIGRAKDVFGVEHANVQPYSGSPANLAVYMAFANPGDTVMGMGLPMGGHLTHGWKVSATGKWFNAVHYGVEKDTGRIDMDEVADLAKEHRPKLIFCGGTAIPRTVDFPAFAEIAREVGAVLVADIAHIAGLVAGGAHPSPVGHAEVVTTTTHKTLRGPRGAMIMSTAEHAKAIDKSVFPGLQGGPHNHTTAAIAVALREAAHESFRDYAHQIVANSQALARALNDRGYDLVSGGSDNHLNLVDLTNKGIGGKPAAKALDQAGIELNFNTVPFDQRKPFDPSGLRIGTAAVTTRGMTEGDMDLIAGWIDRTIEAAKADKTDQYSTIAGEISEFVKQYPIPGWSES; encoded by the coding sequence ATGACTGACGCTTACGAACGTTTGACCGCGAGTCTCGCCTCCGCCGATCCTGAGATCGAGCGGCTCATCGATGCCGAGGGTCGCCGTCAATCCGAGAAAATCCGACTGATCGCCTCCGAGAACTACGTATCCGAAGCGGTGCTGGAGGCGACCGGCTCCATCCTCACCAATAAGTATTCCGAAGGCTATGCCGGGAAACGTTATTACGAGGGGCAGCAGATCATCGACCAGGTCGAGGAATTGGCCATCGGTCGCGCCAAGGACGTGTTCGGAGTCGAGCACGCCAATGTCCAGCCGTATTCGGGTTCGCCGGCGAACTTGGCGGTGTACATGGCCTTCGCCAACCCCGGCGACACCGTCATGGGCATGGGTCTGCCGATGGGTGGGCACCTGACCCACGGTTGGAAGGTCTCGGCGACCGGTAAATGGTTTAACGCCGTCCACTACGGGGTGGAGAAGGACACCGGTCGCATCGATATGGACGAGGTCGCCGACCTGGCGAAGGAACACCGACCCAAGCTCATCTTCTGTGGGGGAACCGCGATTCCCCGGACGGTGGACTTCCCCGCCTTCGCCGAGATCGCCCGCGAGGTGGGCGCCGTCCTCGTCGCCGACATCGCTCACATCGCCGGTCTGGTCGCCGGTGGAGCGCACCCCAGCCCGGTCGGACACGCCGAGGTCGTCACCACGACCACGCACAAGACCCTGCGTGGACCGCGCGGAGCGATGATCATGAGCACCGCCGAGCACGCCAAGGCCATCGACAAGTCGGTCTTCCCGGGTCTGCAGGGTGGTCCGCACAACCACACCACCGCCGCGATCGCCGTGGCTCTGCGCGAAGCGGCCCACGAGTCCTTCCGTGACTACGCACATCAGATCGTCGCCAATTCACAGGCTTTGGCACGCGCTTTGAACGATCGCGGTTACGACCTGGTCAGCGGCGGCAGCGACAACCACCTTAACCTCGTTGACCTCACCAACAAGGGCATCGGCGGTAAGCCCGCCGCCAAGGCGCTCGACCAGGCCGGTATCGAATTGAACTTCAATACCGTTCCCTTCGACCAACGTAAGCCGTTCGACCCGTCCGGCCTGCGAATCGGAACCGCCGCCGTCACCACACGCGGCATGACCGAAGGCGACATGGATCTGATCGCCGGGTGGATCGACCGCACCATCGAGGCGGCCAAGGCCGATAAGACCGACCAGTATTCCACCATCGCCGGGGAGATCTCGGAGTTCGTCAAGCAGTATCCGATTCCCGGTTGGTCGGAGAGCTGA
- a CDS encoding DUF4244 domain-containing protein encodes MAQRLRGERGMSTAEYAVGTLAAVAFAGLLLNVLTSGAVEETLQGLIQDALQ; translated from the coding sequence CTGGCACAGCGCCTACGCGGCGAACGAGGAATGTCCACTGCTGAATACGCCGTCGGCACTCTTGCGGCAGTGGCGTTCGCAGGGCTCCTCCTCAACGTACTCACTTCCGGAGCGGTGGAAGAGACCTTGCAAGGACTGATACAGGACGCCCTGCAATAG
- a CDS encoding DUF4097 family beta strand repeat-containing protein produces the protein MSALSIRRSLVALLALSMVSAGLAACEREPTEADSESKVFEEDISRIEVDSNGGAISFNATDTDNVELERELEWSDNKPASAEAVDDGVLSIEVTGCPLINQRDCFISYHFNLPHDVDIEVETEAGNIELTGMQGDIDVKTEAGNVTGKGLASENITARSDAGNVNLRVVDEADSVVATSEAGNVTLNFASPPGEVTAETKAGNSTVIVPSDGTVYQVDTKAHAGSVSVEVATDDAATRTLDVSSSVGNVRVDYR, from the coding sequence ATGTCAGCACTGTCGATTCGTCGAAGCTTGGTCGCCCTCCTCGCTCTATCGATGGTGAGTGCGGGATTGGCGGCGTGCGAACGGGAGCCCACCGAAGCCGATAGCGAATCCAAAGTGTTCGAAGAGGATATTTCCCGCATTGAGGTGGATTCCAATGGGGGAGCTATCAGCTTCAACGCCACCGATACCGACAATGTGGAGCTGGAACGTGAACTGGAATGGTCGGATAACAAACCCGCCTCGGCCGAAGCGGTGGACGACGGTGTCTTGAGCATTGAGGTGACCGGTTGTCCTCTCATTAACCAGCGGGACTGTTTCATTTCGTATCATTTCAACCTTCCCCACGACGTGGATATCGAAGTCGAAACCGAAGCGGGGAACATCGAACTCACCGGCATGCAGGGCGACATCGACGTGAAAACGGAGGCCGGAAACGTCACCGGCAAAGGCTTGGCGAGCGAGAACATCACCGCGCGAAGCGATGCGGGGAATGTGAATCTGCGGGTGGTGGACGAGGCCGATTCGGTCGTAGCCACAAGCGAAGCCGGAAACGTCACGCTGAACTTCGCCAGTCCCCCAGGAGAAGTGACGGCGGAAACCAAAGCGGGAAACAGCACTGTCATCGTGCCGAGCGACGGCACGGTGTATCAAGTGGACACCAAAGCGCACGCCGGTTCGGTGTCGGTGGAGGTGGCGACCGACGATGCGGCCACCCGCACACTCGACGTCTCGTCCTCGGTCGGCAATGTGCGGGTGGACTATCGCTGA
- a CDS encoding citrate synthase 2 translates to MSEFKPGLEGVIAFETEIAEPDKEGGSLRYRGVDIEDLVNDTSYGDVWGLLVDGHFGNGLPPAEPVPVPVASGDTRVDAQAAVAMLAPHWGLQPLHDIDNDTARDDLARVSVTTLSFIAQSARGQGLPAIPQSEIDKAQTITERFMRRWRGEPDPAHVKALDTYFMSAAEHGMNASTFTGRVTASTGADAAASISAAIGALSGPLHGGAPSRVLHMIEGVEEAGDARTYVKNLLDSGERLMGFGHRIYRAEDPRSRVLRAAAKKLGAERYQVAEALEEAALAELRERKPDRVLATNVEFWSAVLLDFAQVPSHLFTPMFTCARVAGWSAHILEQKKLGRIVRPSARYVGPEARKPEDVPGWGS, encoded by the coding sequence ATGTCTGAGTTCAAGCCCGGACTTGAAGGAGTCATTGCCTTCGAAACCGAAATCGCCGAACCCGACAAGGAAGGCGGTTCGCTTCGCTATCGCGGCGTGGATATTGAGGACCTCGTCAACGACACCAGCTACGGAGACGTCTGGGGTCTGTTGGTGGACGGTCACTTCGGCAATGGGCTACCTCCGGCTGAACCAGTGCCCGTCCCCGTCGCCTCCGGCGACACTCGAGTGGACGCTCAAGCCGCGGTCGCCATGCTCGCGCCGCACTGGGGCCTCCAGCCGCTGCACGACATCGACAACGACACCGCGCGCGACGACCTCGCCCGCGTGTCGGTCACCACGCTGTCGTTCATTGCGCAGTCCGCACGAGGCCAGGGACTGCCGGCCATCCCGCAGAGCGAAATCGACAAAGCGCAGACGATCACCGAGCGCTTCATGCGTCGCTGGCGCGGCGAGCCCGACCCGGCTCACGTGAAAGCCCTCGACACCTACTTCATGTCCGCCGCCGAACACGGCATGAACGCCTCCACCTTCACCGGACGCGTCACCGCCTCGACCGGAGCCGACGCCGCCGCGTCCATCTCGGCGGCCATAGGAGCTCTCTCCGGCCCGCTGCACGGCGGTGCGCCCTCGCGCGTACTGCACATGATCGAAGGCGTGGAAGAGGCCGGAGACGCCCGCACCTACGTCAAGAACCTGCTGGACTCCGGAGAACGCCTCATGGGCTTCGGGCACCGCATCTACCGTGCCGAAGACCCGCGTTCGCGAGTCCTGCGCGCCGCCGCCAAGAAACTCGGTGCCGAGCGTTACCAGGTCGCCGAAGCGCTCGAAGAAGCCGCTCTCGCCGAACTGCGCGAACGCAAGCCCGACCGCGTTCTGGCCACCAACGTCGAATTCTGGTCAGCCGTTCTGCTGGACTTCGCCCAGGTGCCGTCGCACCTGTTCACCCCGATGTTCACCTGCGCCCGTGTGGCCGGATGGTCGGCCCACATCCTGGAGCAGAAGAAGCTCGGCCGCATCGTGCGCCCCAGCGCGCGCTACGTCGGCCCCGAAGCACGGAAGCCCGAAGACGTCCCCGGCTGGGGTTCGTAG
- a CDS encoding Rv3654c family TadE-like protein — translation MFDTPPRPERERGSATIIVVAVIAAIVVIALAWGAVAQARAARHHAKMAADTASLAAAQHLSLGEASACRAATRMAERNSARMRDCSVDGEAVSVTVSYRDTVVSGGVISAEAHARAGPVTTGV, via the coding sequence ATGTTCGATACGCCTCCACGACCCGAACGCGAACGCGGTAGCGCCACGATCATCGTCGTGGCCGTCATTGCCGCCATCGTCGTCATCGCGCTTGCCTGGGGCGCGGTGGCGCAGGCGCGGGCGGCCCGGCATCATGCCAAGATGGCGGCCGATACCGCGTCTTTGGCTGCCGCGCAGCACCTCTCCCTGGGCGAAGCATCCGCCTGTCGGGCCGCCACACGAATGGCCGAGCGCAATTCAGCGCGCATGCGTGACTGTTCGGTGGACGGAGAGGCGGTGTCCGTCACCGTGTCGTACCGGGACACCGTGGTGTCCGGTGGTGTCATTTCCGCCGAGGCTCACGCTCGGGCCGGTCCTGTCACCACCGGTGTCTAA
- a CDS encoding TadE family type IV pilus minor pilin, producing MTTDHVGVSRTPEAPTRPSHRKDPMPNAFAVRRTDQRTLSQRRRHERGFVTAELAVTLPVIITVLALALGAQAAVAAKIRTIDSAHIAVLAASRGGQPHKASAAQLPESAELAIEREGDIVTASVTASVRPWGPLSPEFHLRSEASAAQQQRPRSLPQ from the coding sequence ATGACGACCGATCACGTCGGTGTCTCGCGAACACCCGAGGCACCGACCCGACCGTCGCACCGAAAGGACCCCATGCCCAACGCCTTCGCTGTCCGACGCACCGACCAACGCACACTATCGCAACGTCGCCGCCACGAACGAGGGTTTGTGACCGCCGAGCTGGCCGTGACGCTCCCGGTGATCATCACCGTCCTCGCACTGGCGTTGGGAGCACAGGCGGCCGTGGCCGCCAAGATCCGCACGATCGATTCCGCCCATATCGCCGTCCTCGCCGCTTCCCGTGGAGGCCAACCGCATAAGGCCAGTGCCGCGCAGCTGCCGGAATCGGCCGAACTGGCCATCGAACGGGAAGGCGACATCGTCACCGCTTCGGTCACCGCGTCGGTGCGGCCGTGGGGTCCACTCTCACCGGAATTTCACCTGCGATCCGAGGCCTCCGCCGCCCAACAGCAGCGACCACGGTCTCTCCCACAGTAA
- the ssd gene encoding septum site-determining protein Ssd encodes MPSGLLISADATLIGDVRALAASSECGLTLRTPSEELRADWNRADVVVVDSEQLQHCLRRGLPRRRNVIVCHTGDESGLQWLDGYRLGADNLIAYPAGKEWLTRAFDRARHDHDPARVVAVQSGHGKAGATTLACALALYESRRQPTILIDLDAHSGGVDHRLNLATAPGWRWPTIRSAKGDMNPARLLEGLPHGNRLYVLSHTVSPHNPSVSLLQSVYDAATTACGAVYLNLPTAPDDTTEFARDRADATVLCGNGKQLDLARMRAISHIFPAHPNLGLMTRRRTRAPDTPHSHWGEIPQLRHIDTQLRRRRLGKRTQQAVQSIHRIIHHRIREAA; translated from the coding sequence ATGCCCAGCGGCCTACTCATCAGCGCCGACGCGACACTCATCGGCGACGTCAGAGCCCTCGCCGCCAGCAGCGAGTGCGGTTTGACTCTCAGAACTCCCTCCGAGGAACTTCGAGCCGACTGGAACCGGGCGGACGTGGTCGTCGTCGATTCCGAACAGCTGCAGCACTGCCTACGTCGCGGCCTGCCACGACGCCGCAACGTGATCGTGTGCCATACCGGCGACGAGTCCGGCCTCCAGTGGCTGGACGGATATCGATTGGGGGCGGACAATCTCATCGCCTATCCGGCCGGTAAGGAATGGCTCACCCGCGCATTCGATCGCGCGCGACACGACCATGACCCGGCCCGCGTCGTCGCCGTGCAAAGCGGTCACGGTAAAGCGGGGGCCACCACTCTGGCGTGCGCACTGGCCCTTTACGAGAGTCGGCGGCAGCCGACGATACTGATCGACCTGGATGCCCATTCCGGCGGTGTCGACCATCGACTTAATCTCGCGACCGCTCCCGGATGGCGATGGCCCACCATCCGCTCGGCGAAAGGCGACATGAATCCCGCGCGCCTGCTGGAGGGATTGCCGCACGGAAACCGGCTCTACGTCCTATCGCACACGGTGTCACCACACAACCCCAGCGTCTCGCTGCTGCAGTCGGTCTACGACGCCGCCACGACCGCGTGCGGAGCGGTCTATCTCAACCTTCCCACCGCTCCCGACGACACCACCGAGTTCGCACGTGACCGCGCCGACGCGACCGTTCTGTGTGGCAACGGGAAACAACTTGACCTCGCCCGAATGCGCGCCATCTCCCACATCTTTCCCGCCCATCCGAACCTGGGGCTCATGACACGGCGACGCACCCGCGCTCCCGATACACCGCACTCGCATTGGGGCGAGATTCCCCAACTGCGACACATTGACACGCAACTGCGACGACGTCGCCTCGGTAAACGAACCCAGCAGGCCGTGCAATCGATTCACCGCATCATCCACCACCGAATCCGCGAGGCAGCATGA
- a CDS encoding LCP family protein: MTASASAAALTQVAINESNNAVETKDMLGDNRAEIDEENIDGPLSFLVLGVDKSDGGVSRADTIMIAHISEGLDDVSLISIPRDLYVEIADCGYGTPCSNKINASASAFQDQDESRTNVINTVSNLTGITFNGAVEANFDGFLDLIDIVGEIELCPWHDIRSIHGDKKFYPEGCAYYGKDDALDLVRQRYGWDSEEDYANGTWGDFGRQKMQQQAIMSLLTEAKKQGFHKNPTKAVELLRGIGDKLTIDLGELELVDFFAAMIDLDPQDMQRVRVPSQEQSINGISYVVMDEDSGQLEEANKLWEAIKTDTVSEWMVEHPEWVND; the protein is encoded by the coding sequence ATGACCGCCTCGGCCAGCGCCGCCGCTCTCACCCAGGTTGCGATCAATGAGAGCAACAATGCGGTGGAAACCAAGGACATGTTGGGAGACAACCGCGCCGAGATCGATGAAGAGAACATCGACGGTCCGCTCAGCTTCCTCGTCCTCGGAGTCGACAAGTCCGACGGAGGGGTGTCACGTGCCGACACCATCATGATCGCCCATATCAGCGAGGGCCTCGACGACGTCAGTTTGATTTCCATCCCCCGAGACCTCTACGTCGAAATCGCCGATTGCGGCTACGGCACCCCGTGCTCCAATAAGATCAACGCGTCCGCCTCTGCTTTCCAGGACCAGGACGAATCCCGAACCAACGTCATCAACACCGTCAGCAACCTCACCGGTATCACCTTCAACGGTGCCGTCGAAGCCAATTTCGACGGGTTCCTCGACCTGATCGACATCGTCGGTGAAATCGAGCTGTGCCCCTGGCACGATATTCGATCCATTCACGGCGACAAGAAGTTCTACCCCGAAGGTTGCGCGTACTACGGCAAAGACGACGCCCTCGACCTCGTGCGGCAACGCTACGGCTGGGACAGCGAGGAAGACTACGCCAACGGCACCTGGGGCGACTTCGGCCGCCAGAAGATGCAGCAGCAGGCCATTATGAGCCTCCTCACCGAGGCGAAGAAACAGGGCTTCCACAAAAACCCGACCAAGGCCGTTGAGCTACTGCGAGGCATCGGCGACAAGCTCACCATCGACTTGGGTGAACTCGAACTCGTCGACTTCTTCGCCGCCATGATCGACCTCGACCCCCAGGACATGCAACGCGTCCGCGTTCCCTCCCAGGAACAATCCATCAACGGCATCTCCTACGTCGTCATGGATGAGGACAGCGGACAATTGGAAGAGGCCAATAAGCTGTGGGAGGCCATTAAGACCGACACGGTTTCGGAATGGATGGTCGAGCACCCCGAATGGGTCAACGATTAG
- a CDS encoding type II secretion system F family protein yields the protein MSTTRTRTNAAARRVIPPLAALACLIAAPSLTGLITAAVIGWSGHRLLNRTPRTATHDSAWAWSLYLLAAGLRAGRPLSHTAIHIADTANDDVSDRLRRFGTALALGADAHEAGRHLTGLTRRQRVVTAVERSRTTGASLSATLENIASGINLAHNTTVNERAATTGVHLLAPMFLCFLPAFVLLGIIPTVAALLTGLEAW from the coding sequence TTGAGCACCACACGCACCCGAACCAACGCTGCGGCCCGACGCGTCATACCGCCGCTGGCGGCACTCGCCTGCCTCATCGCCGCCCCCAGCCTCACCGGCCTGATCACCGCCGCCGTCATAGGATGGAGCGGCCACCGACTGCTGAACCGCACCCCACGAACGGCCACCCACGACTCGGCCTGGGCCTGGTCGCTGTATCTGCTGGCAGCCGGGCTACGTGCGGGTCGACCCCTCAGCCACACGGCGATCCACATCGCCGACACCGCAAACGACGACGTCAGCGACCGACTGCGTCGGTTCGGCACCGCCCTGGCCCTCGGCGCCGACGCCCACGAAGCGGGCCGACACCTCACCGGCTTGACACGCCGACAACGCGTCGTCACAGCCGTCGAGCGCAGCCGCACAACCGGAGCCTCCCTATCGGCCACGCTGGAAAACATCGCCTCGGGAATCAACCTCGCCCACAACACCACCGTCAACGAACGGGCCGCCACAACCGGAGTGCACCTGCTGGCACCCATGTTCCTCTGTTTCCTGCCCGCCTTCGTCCTCCTGGGGATCATCCCCACCGTCGCCGCGCTCCTCACCGGGCTTGAGGCCTGGTGA
- a CDS encoding aldose 1-epimerase family protein yields the protein MALSGQTWTIAYGDHEVDIAAVGGSLRSYRYQGVDLIESYDDDEIAPECSGHLLAPWPSRVADGTYTFADRTHRLPINDIANNAAIHGLIQWIEWSVTESTSSSVTMELRLAAQPGYPWPLQFKTRWSIGPAGLRAAHTVSNPGATAVPFGFGAHPYIRVPRADSVDKAWIDLPAKKQCRLNSNKIPTGQEAASVDGRTPLRDVVLDNAFSEIDTDQYGTVRARLGNMDNESQYVEVWADDAFKWMVLFTSDTREGDRRRRSVAIEPMTCPPNAFVSGDDLIELGPSQAWFGVWGITPVL from the coding sequence ATGGCGCTTTCAGGTCAGACCTGGACCATCGCCTACGGCGATCACGAAGTGGACATCGCCGCCGTCGGAGGATCACTGCGCTCATATCGATATCAAGGCGTTGACCTCATCGAATCCTACGACGATGACGAAATCGCCCCGGAATGCTCCGGACATCTCCTCGCCCCCTGGCCGTCCCGCGTCGCCGACGGCACCTACACCTTCGCCGACCGTACTCACCGTCTCCCGATCAACGACATCGCCAACAACGCCGCGATCCACGGCCTGATTCAGTGGATCGAATGGTCGGTCACCGAATCCACCTCCAGTTCGGTCACCATGGAACTGCGTCTGGCCGCGCAGCCCGGTTATCCCTGGCCGCTGCAGTTCAAGACCCGTTGGTCGATCGGCCCGGCAGGACTTCGTGCGGCACATACCGTTTCCAACCCGGGGGCGACGGCCGTGCCCTTCGGGTTCGGTGCCCACCCCTATATCCGCGTACCGCGTGCCGACTCGGTCGACAAGGCCTGGATCGATCTACCGGCTAAGAAGCAATGCCGTTTGAACTCCAATAAGATTCCTACCGGCCAGGAGGCCGCCTCGGTCGACGGGCGCACGCCCCTGCGAGACGTCGTCTTGGACAACGCTTTTAGCGAGATCGATACTGACCAATACGGAACCGTTCGCGCTCGCCTGGGCAATATGGACAATGAATCGCAGTACGTGGAGGTGTGGGCCGACGACGCCTTCAAATGGATGGTGCTATTCACCTCGGACACTCGCGAAGGCGACCGTCGGCGCCGGTCGGTGGCGATCGAGCCGATGACCTGTCCTCCCAACGCGTTCGTCAGCGGCGACGACCTGATCGAACTGGGTCCGTCACAGGCGTGGTTCGGAGTCTGGGGCATCACCCCGGTTCTCTGA
- a CDS encoding TadA family conjugal transfer-associated ATPase has product MTSILTQRIRRRLTENQRPFPRRDHIIGALCDEKTAPPDHERLKSLAEAVAPDLTGAGALQGFLDDPDVTDVVVNGPDQVWIDRGHGLEHTDTCFPDADTVGRLASRLAGSAGRRLDASHPYVDVCLHDGTRLHAILPPLATRGPYLSLRTHRPRAFDLNQLRDNHTVDHVTADLLRRIIDARLAFLITGGTGTGKTTLMNTLLSHISHSERIILVEDNRELKPAHPHTVGLQARTANPEGHGHVELSELIRQALRMRPDRIIVGECRGVEVTELLSALNTGHDGGAGTLHCNTARDVPARLEALALPGGADRTGLHAQISAALRVIVHLHRTKRQRYVDHIALIDDSDSGLEVSTAYSTRGHGVAWNRLLRLLEERGA; this is encoded by the coding sequence ATGACTTCAATCCTCACCCAACGCATCCGTCGCCGACTGACCGAGAATCAACGCCCGTTTCCACGCCGCGACCATATTATTGGGGCACTCTGCGATGAAAAAACCGCACCACCCGACCATGAGCGCCTCAAATCACTGGCCGAAGCGGTAGCACCGGACCTCACCGGAGCTGGTGCGCTACAAGGCTTCCTTGACGACCCCGACGTCACCGACGTGGTGGTCAACGGACCCGATCAAGTCTGGATCGACCGAGGCCACGGCCTCGAGCACACCGACACGTGTTTCCCCGACGCCGACACCGTGGGGCGGTTGGCTTCGCGTCTCGCCGGTTCCGCCGGACGTCGCCTCGACGCCTCCCACCCGTACGTGGACGTCTGCCTCCACGACGGGACCAGGCTGCACGCCATCCTGCCTCCCTTGGCGACGCGAGGCCCCTATCTTTCACTACGGACACATCGGCCTCGCGCATTCGATCTGAATCAACTGCGCGACAACCACACCGTCGACCACGTCACCGCGGACCTTCTGCGCCGCATCATCGACGCCCGACTCGCCTTCCTGATCACCGGAGGCACCGGCACGGGCAAAACCACCCTCATGAACACACTGCTCAGCCACATCAGTCACTCCGAACGAATCATTCTCGTCGAAGACAACCGGGAACTGAAACCAGCCCATCCGCACACCGTCGGGCTGCAGGCCAGAACGGCGAACCCGGAGGGGCACGGCCACGTCGAACTGTCCGAGCTGATCCGCCAAGCACTACGCATGCGACCGGACCGGATCATCGTCGGCGAATGCCGGGGAGTGGAAGTGACCGAACTGTTGAGCGCCCTCAATACCGGTCACGACGGCGGTGCCGGAACACTCCACTGCAACACCGCCCGCGACGTTCCCGCTCGCCTCGAAGCGCTCGCATTGCCCGGAGGAGCCGACCGGACCGGATTGCACGCCCAGATCTCGGCGGCACTGCGCGTGATCGTCCACCTCCATCGCACCAAACGTCAACGCTATGTCGACCACATCGCGCTTATCGACGACAGCGACTCCGGCTTGGAGGTCAGCACCGCCTACAGCACGCGTGGGCACGGAGTCGCCTGGAATCGACTTCTTCGCCTGCTCGAGGAACGAGGTGCCTAA